CTTTTCTACTCATTAAATGAAGGAATTGAGGGCCCTGAGGGAACAGTTTATTCAAAAGGAGTTTTCATTCTGAAGATCCAGATTCCTGAGAGGTTTGTTTTGATTATGATGGAAGCCAACCACCCCTTCCCTTTTTGATTTGAATGTTCTGACAGTCACGCTTGCTGAAATGCAGATATCCTTTTCAACCTCCCAATGTGACTTTTGTTACTCCCATCTATCACCCCAACATCGACAATGGAGGACGCATTTGCCTTGACATTCTAAATTTACCTCCAAAGGTTAATTATGTGAACTGAAACTAATTTATGATTACATGAATTATCTTGTGCATAAAGGTAGTCCTCAATCCCAACAATTTTGTGTATGGATAACGAATACTGATGTGCAGGGTGCCTGGCAACCATCACTCAACATTTCTACTGTTTTGAGAAGCATTGGTTTGCTGCTAACTGAGCCAAATCCTGATGACGGGCTCATGGCGGAAATAGTAAGTACTTGTTTTTGGAAGGAAATGGAAATGCATTTGTTTCACAATCGTAGGCAGATCAATGATCATATCATGACAAAAAATGTCTTCGTAATTCAACCATGCTGTTATTTTTGTTACAGAGTCAAGAGTACAAATACAACAGACAGGTTTTTGACATAAATGCTCAATCTTGGACTCAGAAGTATGCTAATCCGGCAGTAGTTGGCACAAGTGGTTGGAGCTCTTTAGATGCTTCAGTTCAGGTACACAAGCGCCTGAAATTTTAATCTCCACTTTGTTGTGTTCTTGTCGTGAGCTTACTGTGTATACTGATAGGCACAGACCATGAAAATGGAGAACTCACAGAACCTGGAACCTTTGCTGGAAGTTCCTAACAAAGATTGTGGAGGGAGTCGAAAGAAGATGCGGTTACTGGGTAAAAAGTTATCACTAAAATCAGAAGGATCTGAAGAGAATGCCAGCACTCTTAAGCAGGATGTGGTGGCAGGCCACTTACTATCCACGGCAGTATCCACTCTTCCTACTACATGCTTGTCTCATGTTTCTGTCAGACAGAATCCTACTTCCGAAAGTATTTCTGCCAGTGCTGATAGTGGAGTAATTTCAAAGAAACAATACCAAGTAAATAGAGCAAACTTCCAGTTACATGGACAGAGACCTTCTGTTACATTAGAGGCTCCAAACCAAAGGACCAGTGACAGTGTGGAAGGTAAGTTCCCCAATCATCTTCCAGTGTCAGCATCCGATACTAAAGATCATGTCACGCAATCTTCTGGTGATGTCTTAGTGAAGAGTATGACAAAAAGCATTGGTGAATCATCAGGTAATGTGCATAAATCATCAGAAGGCAATAGAACGACTGTTGGGTCACTTGGTCAGACGATGCAACTGAAATTGCTAAAGCCTGAAAGCAAGAGCAATGATCAGAATGAATATATGGCTCCAGATCATCTTTCTTCACTGCCAGGTTTTAATAATCTGCAGAAAAAGTCCTCAGATGTTTCAAAGGAAATTTCTATTGGATGTGCTGATCTGGTTCAAGACAATTCTCATACTGAGCATGTACTTTCTAAAACCCAGTCGGTAATACAtaaagaatacaatcaaggtcgaaAGAAGCTGAGCTTACTAAGTAAGAGGCTGTCACTGAAATCTGAGCTGCCTGAGATGGACAGGACAAGTGACAAGGGATATAAGCCATCTAATTGTTCACAGGATGATAGGAAGCCTAGTGAACTGCCATTGTCAGGTccagttgccataagccgaaccagGGACCTGGGCTTT
The sequence above is a segment of the Triticum dicoccoides isolate Atlit2015 ecotype Zavitan chromosome 1A, WEW_v2.0, whole genome shotgun sequence genome. Coding sequences within it:
- the LOC119362601 gene encoding uncharacterized protein LOC119362601 isoform X2 — encoded protein: MAQAARLSLRMQKEIKLLLSDPPPGVSLNLSDEESSLPSLSSIETRIEGPEGTVYSKGVFILKIQIPERYPFQPPNVTFVTPIYHPNIDNGGRICLDILNLPPKGAWQPSLNISTVLRSIGLLLTEPNPDDGLMAEISQEYKYNRQVFDINAQSWTQKYANPAVVGTSGWSSLDASVQTMKMENSQNLEPLLEVPNKDCGGSRKKMRLLGKKLSLKSEGSEENASTLKQDVVAGHLLSTAVSTLPTTCLSHVSVRQNPTSESISASADSGVISKKQYQVNRANFQLHGQRPSVTLEAPNQRTSDSVEGKFPNHLPVSASDTKDHVTQSSGDVLVKSMTKSIGESSGNVHKSSEGNRTTVGSLGQTMQLKLLKPESKSNDQNEYMAPDHLSSLPGFNNLQKKSSDVSKEISIGCADLVQDNSHTEHVLSKTQSVIHKEYNQGRKKLSLLSKRLSLKSELPEMDRTSDKGYKPSNCSQDDRKPSELPLSGPVAISRTRDLGFVDSQKSFSQSDRPVKQNATSMKNVVSDSEDSADECQVIEPGLVQSHKSVSQSNCSTKQNVKLMEIVSDSEDSADEREKKPSRSRLSLMKRQLAGKLRS
- the LOC119362601 gene encoding uncharacterized protein LOC119362601 isoform X1 encodes the protein MAQAARLSLRMQKEIKLLLSDPPPGVSLNLSDEESSLPSLSSIETRIEGPEGTVYSKGVFILKIQIPERYPFQPPNVTFVTPIYHPNIDNGGRICLDILNLPPKGAWQPSLNISTVLRSIGLLLTEPNPDDGLMAEISQEYKYNRQVFDINAQSWTQKYANPAVVGTSGWSSLDASVQAQTMKMENSQNLEPLLEVPNKDCGGSRKKMRLLGKKLSLKSEGSEENASTLKQDVVAGHLLSTAVSTLPTTCLSHVSVRQNPTSESISASADSGVISKKQYQVNRANFQLHGQRPSVTLEAPNQRTSDSVEGKFPNHLPVSASDTKDHVTQSSGDVLVKSMTKSIGESSGNVHKSSEGNRTTVGSLGQTMQLKLLKPESKSNDQNEYMAPDHLSSLPGFNNLQKKSSDVSKEISIGCADLVQDNSHTEHVLSKTQSVIHKEYNQGRKKLSLLSKRLSLKSELPEMDRTSDKGYKPSNCSQDDRKPSELPLSGPVAISRTRDLGFVDSQKSFSQSDRPVKQNATSMKNVVSDSEDSADECQVIEPGLVQSHKSVSQSNCSTKQNVKLMEIVSDSEDSADEREKKPSRSRLSLMKRQLAGKLRS
- the LOC119362601 gene encoding uncharacterized protein LOC119362601 isoform X3, translating into MAQAARLSLRMQKEIKLLLSDPPPGVSLNLSDEESSLPSLSSIETRIEGPEGTVYSKGVFILKIQIPERYPFQPPNVTFVTPIYHPNIDNGGRICLDILNLPPKGAWQPSLNISTVLRSIGLLLTEPNPDDGLMAEISQEYKYNRQVFDINAQSWTQKYANPAVVGTSGWSSLDASVQAQTMKMENSQNLEPLLEVPNKDCGGSRKKMRLLGKKLSLKSEGSEENASTLKQDVVAGHLLSTAVSTLPTTCLSHVSVRQNPTSESISASADSGVISKKQYQVNRANFQLHGQRPSVTLEAPNQRTSDSVEGNVHKSSEGNRTTVGSLGQTMQLKLLKPESKSNDQNEYMAPDHLSSLPGFNNLQKKSSDVSKEISIGCADLVQDNSHTEHVLSKTQSVIHKEYNQGRKKLSLLSKRLSLKSELPEMDRTSDKGYKPSNCSQDDRKPSELPLSGPVAISRTRDLGFVDSQKSFSQSDRPVKQNATSMKNVVSDSEDSADECQVIEPGLVQSHKSVSQSNCSTKQNVKLMEIVSDSEDSADEREKKPSRSRLSLMKRQLAGKLRS